In the Acidovorax sp. A79 genome, one interval contains:
- the ntrB gene encoding nitrate ABC transporter permease, with amino-acid sequence MVSAVFHSPLDAAPVVAQNAMNNVASSASSASARSQKQSKTAMAASPAPTASAAPAGRDWAALSRGFWMAVLPPLCGLGLLVGLWAVVSATTGNSIPGPVETWKQALEIFSNPFYRNGPNDQGVGWNVLMSLERVAVGFGMAALVGIPAGFVIGRFNFLSRMFNPLISLLRPVSPLAWLPIGLLVFKGANPAAIWTIFICSIWPMIINTAVGVQRVPQDYMNVARVLNLSEWKIATKILFPAVLPYMLTGVRLAVGTAWLVIVAAEMLTGGVGIGFWVWDEWNNLNVKNIIIAIFVIGIVGLVLEFALIKLATAFTFEEVKT; translated from the coding sequence ATGGTCAGTGCCGTCTTTCACTCCCCGCTGGATGCAGCCCCCGTGGTTGCACAGAACGCTATGAATAATGTAGCTAGCAGCGCTTCGTCCGCAAGCGCCAGAAGCCAAAAACAGTCAAAAACGGCTATGGCGGCAAGCCCTGCGCCCACGGCATCTGCAGCCCCCGCCGGTCGCGACTGGGCGGCGCTGTCGCGCGGCTTCTGGATGGCGGTGCTTCCACCGCTGTGTGGCCTGGGCTTGCTGGTGGGTCTGTGGGCCGTGGTGTCAGCCACCACGGGCAACAGCATTCCCGGCCCGGTGGAAACCTGGAAGCAGGCGCTGGAAATCTTTAGCAACCCGTTCTACCGCAATGGTCCCAACGACCAGGGCGTGGGCTGGAACGTGCTGATGTCGCTCGAACGCGTGGCCGTGGGCTTTGGCATGGCGGCGCTGGTGGGCATTCCGGCGGGCTTCGTGATCGGGCGCTTCAACTTCCTGTCGCGCATGTTCAACCCGCTGATCAGCCTGCTGCGCCCGGTGTCTCCATTGGCCTGGCTGCCGATCGGCCTCCTGGTGTTCAAGGGTGCCAACCCGGCCGCCATCTGGACGATCTTCATCTGCTCCATCTGGCCCATGATCATCAACACCGCCGTGGGCGTGCAGCGTGTGCCGCAGGACTACATGAACGTGGCCCGCGTGCTCAACCTGTCGGAGTGGAAGATCGCCACCAAGATCCTGTTCCCCGCCGTGCTGCCCTACATGCTGACCGGCGTGCGCCTGGCCGTGGGCACCGCGTGGCTCGTGATCGTGGCCGCCGAGATGCTGACTGGCGGCGTGGGCATCGGCTTCTGGGTGTGGGACGAGTGGAACAACCTCAACGTCAAGAACATCATCATCGCGATC
- a CDS encoding CmpA/NrtA family ABC transporter substrate-binding protein, with the protein MTDLLKTSLNRRTVLQAATVGAVGVSPALRALVHAQGSDAPEKKEVKIGFIPLTDCASVVMASVLGIDKKYGVTIIPTKEASWAGVRDKLVNGELDFAHVLYGLVYGVHLGLAGPKKDMAVLMNLNHNGQAITLSKKLADKGAVNGAGLAKLMASEKREYTFAQTFPTGTHAMWLYYWLAANGINPMKDAKVITVPPPQMVANMRVGNMDGFCVGEPWNHRAIMDGIGVTATTTQDIWKDHPEKVLGTTSEFVQKYPNTARAVTAAILEASKWIDEGLANKNKMAETIAGKAYVNTGVDAINQRILGRYQDGMGKTWDDPNHMKFFNEGTVNFPYLTDGMWFLTQHKRWGLVKDHPDYLNVAKAVNRIDVYKQAAAASKTPLPKSEMRTSKFMDGVVWDGKDPAKYADSFKIKA; encoded by the coding sequence ATGACCGATCTGCTCAAAACCAGCCTCAACCGCCGCACCGTGCTGCAGGCCGCCACCGTGGGCGCCGTCGGCGTCAGCCCCGCGCTGCGTGCGCTGGTGCACGCCCAGGGCTCGGACGCGCCGGAGAAGAAGGAAGTCAAGATCGGCTTCATCCCGCTGACCGACTGCGCCAGCGTGGTGATGGCCTCGGTGCTCGGCATCGACAAGAAGTACGGCGTGACCATCATCCCCACCAAGGAAGCCTCCTGGGCTGGTGTGCGCGACAAGCTGGTCAACGGCGAACTCGACTTCGCCCACGTGCTGTACGGCCTGGTCTACGGCGTGCACCTGGGCCTGGCCGGGCCCAAGAAGGACATGGCCGTGCTGATGAACCTGAACCACAACGGGCAGGCCATCACGCTGTCCAAGAAGCTCGCCGACAAGGGCGCCGTCAATGGCGCGGGCCTGGCCAAGCTGATGGCCAGCGAGAAGCGCGAGTACACCTTCGCGCAGACCTTCCCCACCGGCACGCACGCCATGTGGCTGTACTACTGGCTGGCGGCCAACGGCATCAACCCGATGAAGGATGCCAAGGTCATCACCGTGCCCCCGCCACAGATGGTGGCCAACATGCGCGTGGGCAACATGGACGGCTTCTGCGTGGGCGAGCCCTGGAACCACCGCGCCATCATGGACGGCATCGGCGTGACGGCCACGACCACGCAGGACATCTGGAAGGACCACCCCGAGAAGGTGCTGGGCACCACGTCCGAATTCGTGCAGAAGTACCCCAACACGGCCCGTGCCGTGACGGCCGCCATCCTGGAGGCCAGCAAGTGGATCGACGAAGGCCTGGCCAACAAGAACAAGATGGCCGAGACCATTGCCGGCAAGGCCTACGTGAACACGGGCGTCGATGCCATCAACCAGCGCATCCTGGGCCGCTACCAGGACGGCATGGGCAAAACCTGGGACGACCCCAACCACATGAAGTTCTTCAACGAGGGCACGGTGAACTTCCCCTACCTCACGGACGGCATGTGGTTCCTCACGCAGCACAAGCGCTGGGGCCTGGTCAAGGACCACCCCGACTACCTGAACGTGGCCAAGGCCGTGAACCGCATCGACGTCTACAAGCAGGCGGCCGCCGCTTCCAAGACGCCGCTGCCCAAGAGCGAAATGCGTACGAGCAAGTTCATGGACGGCGTGGTGTGGGACGGCAAGGACCCCGCCAAGTACGCCGACAGCTTCAAGATCAAGGCGTAA
- a CDS encoding ANTAR domain-containing response regulator, which translates to MNESLRIVVVAPDLAIADPDDEHAVLQAERSRALRIGLLENNFNLIATLPADVFLSERIAQLQPDLIIVDAESEARDALEHVVVATRDERRPIVMFTNDEDTSHVKDAVAAGVSAYIVAGLAPQRIRPILDVAMARFQHEQALRAELADAKTELKDRKTIDRAKGLLMQRQGLTEQAAYEKLRKTAMDKGLKLVDVAQRMLDVMDLLG; encoded by the coding sequence ATCGCCGACCCCGACGACGAACACGCCGTGCTGCAGGCGGAGCGTTCGCGGGCGCTGCGCATCGGGCTGCTGGAGAACAATTTCAACCTGATCGCCACGCTGCCCGCGGATGTATTCCTGAGCGAGCGGATCGCCCAGCTGCAGCCCGACCTGATCATCGTGGACGCCGAGAGCGAGGCCCGCGACGCGCTGGAACACGTGGTGGTGGCCACGCGCGACGAACGCCGCCCCATCGTGATGTTCACCAACGACGAGGACACCTCGCACGTCAAGGACGCGGTGGCCGCGGGCGTGTCGGCCTACATCGTGGCCGGCCTCGCGCCCCAGCGCATCCGCCCCATCCTGGACGTGGCGATGGCGCGCTTCCAGCACGAGCAGGCGCTGCGCGCCGAGCTCGCCGATGCCAAGACCGAGCTCAAGGACCGCAAGACCATCGACCGCGCCAAGGGCCTGCTCATGCAGCGCCAGGGCCTGACCGAGCAGGCCGCGTACGAGAAACTGCGCAAGACCGCCATGGACAAGGGCCTCAAGCTCGTGGATGTGGCCCAGCGCATGCTCGACGTGATGGACCTGCTCGGGTAA